The Lampris incognitus isolate fLamInc1 chromosome 4, fLamInc1.hap2, whole genome shotgun sequence genome segment ccatctgtcattccaaccacacatctcaccatcgtcacacttccctcatacatatcctgcaccactcctacatacttctctgcaactcgcgacttcctcatataataccatacctcctctctcgacacttgtcacatgctttctctaaatctacaaagacacaatgtaactccttctgaccttctctatacttctcaatcaacattcttaaagtaaacatcgcatctgtggtgctgttttgtggcatgaaatcatactgctactcgctaatcgttcatgctgtgactgatcaactttatatctctgtagttgctacagttctgcacattgcccttgttcttgaaaatcggtaccagtatgcttcttctctacaCTAGTACCACCAAAGAaataagactaggtcaaaacctagtatatggctggaccgtgtatggtcaatgttcaaaaGTGTGGCAAATTTCTTAGAggggtagtcagtggtagtgtataTAACGTGAATTCCtgtatattaaatgttcatctgcaattttctgtcgtggtcccagtaatatttgttgttaaattgTACTGAAGTCGCATATTACATGACATAGTTAAGCTACATTCGAGTAAAAAAcgggttataaatgcagttgcaagaacaacttTGCACTCATagcttgggatgtttgatttgaaagagaacttaattgtaattataacctTAACTCCCTctcctttcatctgtttctatctgcagatgtctctcatttttttaagactcactctgtattgagtgtttcgTCGGAGTGATTTTCTATTTGAGGTGCTTTAGCTGTGCGCTGTCCTTCATGCCTCTCAGCTCATGGAGAGCTGTGTTCTGTCTTACCCTGCTCTATGCTGCACTGTTACAGTgggtaaccagatgtggaaataGCAGCAAAATATTCCGTTCTTAGCATTTCAATAGTATCCAATATATACCATTTGTTAGCATGCGATagataaatgtggaatgagctggaaccgctgcaccaattcattttgaaagagtaacgccaatagggaaactcccagtTCTGTGTTAAGTAAGCAGTGACATTATTTTTCAGCCGACCAATCGTGTGACTTATgtgacgtcgttggtcacctgatccagcagctcaATCTTATAACTTGTTTTCTAGGCCACTAAACATGatccctcagtcagtcacactaaacgtgatcattcagtcagtcacgTAAAACATGATCCCTCAGTCAGTCCTGCTAAACTTGAtcgctcagtcagtcactctaaacttgatccctcagtcagtcactctaaacttgatcgctcagtcagtcactctaaacttgatccctcagtcagtcactctaaacttgATCCCTCAATCAGTCCTACTAAACTTGATCCCTCAGTCGGTCCTGCTAAACTTGAtcgctcagtcagtcactctaaacatgatccctcaagtcagtcactctaaacctGATCCCTCAGTCAGTGACGCTAAACATGATCCCtcggtcagtcactctaaacatgacgACTCAGTCAGTCCCTCTAAACTTGATCCCTCAGTCAGTCatgctaaacatgatcactcagtcagtcactctaaacttgATCCCTCAGTCAGTGACGCTAAACTTGACCCCTTAGTCAGTCACTCTAAGCTTGATCGCTCAGTCAGTCACTGTAAGTTTGATTgctgtcagtcactctaaacatgatccctcagtcagtcactctaaacatgatccctcagtcagtcatgttaaacatgatcactctatcagtcactctaaacaacaacaacaaaaacttagttttgtatagcgcctttcaaggaacccaaggacgccttacactagataagaaaaaaaaaattgaaacaaagataaaaaaactacagaccatatgccttagtaaaaaggtaggttttcaagtagtcttttaaaattgtccaaagaaacagcattgcagatctctgctggaatagagttccaaagggtgggggggctgccacacttcaggctctatccccaaaagtccacAGGTTGGTGTGAGGAATGGAAAGCAGGCCTATGTCTGCGGACCACAGATTCCGGGACAGAATGCAGGGGTTGAGGAgttctgataggtactggggggtatgggcgtggagggatttataggtgaggaggaggatgttATAAGAAATGCCGAatttgactgggagccagtgaaggtggccaagggtgggagtgatatgttgccagggcttggtgcgggtgAATACCCTGActgctgaattctgcacatactgaagcctgtctagggatttgctaggtaccccagacaggactccattgcaataatccagggggtgaggtgatgaaggcatggatgagggtctctgccaacGAGTCTGATAGTAATGgctggagtctggagatgttttcgaggtgaaagaaagcagatttggcgacagatttgatgtgtgactggaattcCTCAGTCAGTCATACTAAACATGATccctcagtcactctaacatggtCGCTCAGGCACATTCACGTTCGTAGGGCTGGTCCAGtccaggcaacaaaaaaaaaatgttggaagTATTTATGATGGGTTACCATCAAATGGTGATACTCTTCAGCAGTTGAGGTTCTGTCTTTGATTACTTTAGTAAGGTGTATTGACAACCGGTAGTTCAGGAATCCAGTGGATTGTATTGGGTGAACTGCTTTGAGCATTTGTGATGCTGGGCTGTTATCTTGTTTCAGGATCTACAGAGGAGCCCTCTGGATCTTGGGGGAATACTGCAGCACCAAGGAAGACATTCAGAGTGTGATGACAGAAGTCCGCAGATCACTGGGCGAGGTTTGTGCAACTTGAATTGTCTGTATTAACATGAACACAACCCATCTTACCAGTCTCAAAGTGGGAGTGAGCAATCCTGGACAGAAGTTAGTAAGagctagctatattttgaaaacCTACTGCAAAATATTCAATGCCCCTTCATTTCTGCATAAGAGCCTTGTGGACATGCAAACTGGTTGACAGCAAGTATGGGCCAATGGAGACACTGGCTTGTAAATAGCTACTGATTATTTAGaagctagaacatttatttagcagctagaaaagcgctatataaaatgcaacttgattgattgattggctgataaggagcagggtgatgcagtggttagcatggtcacctcacagcaagaaggtcctgggtttgagcctcggagtagtccaaccttgggagtcgtcccgggtcgtcctctgtgtggagtttgcatgttctccccgtgtctgtgtgggtttcctccgggtgctccggtttcctcccacattccaaagacctgtaaatcaggtgaattggccatactaaattgtccctaggtatgagtgtgtgtgtgtgtgtgggcgggcgggccctgtgatggcttggcggcctgtccagggtgtctccccacctggcacccaatgactgctgggacaggctccaacatccctgcgacccggagcaggataagcggtttggataatggatggatggaagggtgatAAGGAGCGCACACAGAGAAAACTTTCTGTCTCCGCTTACAGCATGTTGTTCAGTCGCAGAGACCAGATGTTTCTCTCAGTGCATCTACTTACTTAATAGCTGCCGGGAGGTAGAAATagtttgaccaaatattataAAATGTGTTCTAAATTAAAATGGCTAATAGCCACTTTAACATCACTGACAACTTTCCTGGACTTCGATCCTCAGATCCCCATAGTGGAGAATGAGATCaagaaggaggctggagaagtgaAGCCAGAGGAGGAGGTCAGTGTGGCTCCAGCCCAGAAGCTGGTGACAGAGATGGGCACTTACGTGACACAGAGTGCCCTCAGCACTTCTCGGCCCTCCAAGAAAGAGGAGGACAGGTAAAGAAAAAGGAAAGGACATTGGGGTTAAAACCAGGCGTAGATCCGTTTTAAGTTTTCTTTTTCATTATCACTACAGAATGGTTTTATTTTTGAGTTGCCTCTAGCTTCACACAGTGTTGCTGTCCCATGTTTTGATCCAGGCCTCCGCTCAGAGGGTTCCTGATGGATGGAGACTTTTACGTGGCAGCTTCTCTGGCCACCACACTAACCAAAGTGGCCCTGCGCTACGTTGCTATCGttcaagacaaaaagaaacaaaatgtaaGCAGTCCTTGTCACTGAAAAATTTAAGTGAAGTTCCCATGACCATATAGCACCAGTTCCAGCATGTAGCTGGTCTTTAAATAGTTTAAATGGGAGGTTTTCAGATCTCTTCTCCTGATCCTAATGCTGTTCATTTGTTTTTCAGTCATTTGTTGCAGAAGCCATGCTGATCATGGTCACTGTGTTGCACCTGGGCAAGTCCTCTCTGCCCAAGAAGCCTATCACGGACGACGATGTGGATCGCATCTCACTGTGCCTGAAGGTTCTGTCGGAGTGCTCGCCGCTTATGGACGACATCTTCAACAAGGAGTGTCGAAAGTCCCTGTCACACATGCTCACCGTCAGACTGGAGGAAGAGAAGCTATCGCAAAAGGTAACGCCTGTTTACTTCTAGGGATGTCTTTCAATACGAAACTTGTGATTGTGTTATATATCTTAAGAATGGTAggagaggggcgtccaggtggagtggcggtctattcttttgcctaccaacatggggatcgccggttcgaatccccgtgttacctccggcttggtcaggcgtccctacagacacaactggccgtgtctgcaggggggaagccggatgtgggtatgtgtcctggtcgctgcactaggtcgGGCGCCcgttcggcgggggggggggagggggactggggggaatagtgtgatcctcccacgcgctacgtccccctggtgaaaccccactgtcaggtgaaaaaaacagctggtgactccacatgtatgggaggagacatgtggtagtctgcagccctcctggatcagcagaggggtggagcagcagacgggatggctcggaagagtggggtaattggccaggtacaattggggagaaaaaggagggggagaaAAAGAATGATAGGAGAGTATGACCAATATGGGAAAAAACAAAGATGTGATGTTTTCTAACCAGATGGTTTCAGGTCTTCCTTGTGAAAAGTTTCCTGTTCACAGTGTTTGTCATTGTGTTTTCTTTGCGACTGAttaatgtccttactttttttattataatttttttttcatggcTTTTTGTTGGGAGAGATTATGTCTGTAGGTGTACGCTGGACTCACCGTGTTTTGTACAGTACAGCAACGGGTGATAAAATGGGATTGTCTGTACTGGTAAATAATTGAACCGTGTCACTGGCCTCCTTCCTCCTACCACAGAAAGAGTCTGAGAAGCGGAACGTAACCGTGCAGGCCGACGACCCGATCTCCTTCATGCAGCTGACAGCCAAGAATGAAATGACTTCTAAGGAGGACCAGTTCCAGCTCAGTCTCCTGGCGGCAATGGGCAACACTCAGAGGAAAGAGGCTGCGGACCCCCTGGTCTCTAAACTCAACAAGGTATTCCTCTGTCCCAGCATGCAACAGTTGTTCAACTGGAATATTCCTAGAAGAGTCTGGAAAGAGAACAGAGTGACTTGTTGTGAGGCTGTAGACGTGCTTCTTTGTTGAAAACTCAGTTCAGTCTCATCATTAACCTTACCATTCAAGGTTGCTAATGACTTTGGGTAGCTGCTAGGGTTTGGTAATTTGAGTCAGTACCAGTACTTGGAATTCAGTATCAGTACCCAATGGTACCTTTTTTTGATACTCTATCTGTAATAACAAAAATGAAATTTCAGCTGTAAAAAACAAGTCCAAATGTCTCAATTCCGACTTTATTTATTTAGaacgttttgttttttattttgaacattttcttgtaacacacccacacacacaaataaaacctCTCCCTACCTCCCCTCCAACCTCCAGCCTGTCAGTCACCAGGGCGTAGCGGGAAAACGCTGGCCTTTGTCTTTAAGGAAGCACATGTGATATGCTGATCTTTGAGTCGTAGCAGGGAAATCTCGTTACTGTAGTGGGGTTGAGAAGAACagtagtttaaaaaaacaaacaaatgagggTAATTGAGGgtgaaaagagtggggtaataggccaagtgcaattggggagaaaaggggggggattccccccccaaaaaaacaaatgaTCAAAATTCTGCTCACCATCGTCCTGACTGTGTTGGACATGAACAAGCTGTAGGTTTAGGGGAGGGGTAATgtagtctcgctctctctctctttttctaacATATACTCTGTCACCCAGACGTGCACTTGCACCAAGCGGTAAACTAGCAGGGATTTTTTTTGATGGGCTTATAAGGAATCTTATCAATACTTATTTTGATTCACAACACAACCCGTTCTCAAGGTACCGAAATTTGCCACCGATTGATCTAACGTGAATAGGTACTCGGTATTGACGTAATTTGGTCGGTACCCTTAAAAGTTTCGTTCTTCGGTACCCAACTCTAGTAGCTGCACAGAATCTACAATTGGTAATTTCAGGATGTTGCAAAATGTTTTGTAGTTCAACAACCAGCAGAGGGCTCTGAAATTGAAAATTTTCAGCCACAGCAAACAGAAATATTGTCTATTCTGCAAGGCAGGGAAGAGTCTTTCGGTATTTTTGTGGTTTTGGCTGCATGTTGGAAACTCATTCACTCTCCTCCTCCAGGTGACCCAGTTAACTGGCTTTTCCGATCCAGTCTACGCTGAGGCCTACGTCCATGTCAACCAGTATGATATAGTATTGGACGTGCTGGTGGTCAACCAAACCAATGACACTCTCCAAAACTGTACCCTTGAGCTGGCCACTTTGGGTGAGTCACTTTGGTTGTCATTTAATTTggagtcaggaacactttatctGTCGAAAGTTACTGATGCCACTTAACGGaaatatggtttcccccagcccacattggtgcagcacaaagacgaaaacacatatccaaacattaCAGGAACACATatttcaaactacaaaaaaatcactgtctggcgtccaggtagcgtagcggtctattccattgcctaccaacatggggatcactggtttgaatccctgtgttatctccagcttggtcgggcgtccctacagacactattggccgtgtctgcgggtgggaagccggatgtgggtatatgtcctggtcgctgcactagcgcctcctctggtcggtcgggggcgcctgtttgggggcgggggggagagggggaatagcgtgatcctcccacacactacgtccccctggtgaaactcctcaatgtcaggtgataagaagtggctggcaactccacatgtatcagaggaggcatgtgtaatctgcagccctccctggattggcagagggggtggaacagcaaccgggacggctcgggagagtggggtaactggccggatacaattggggagaaaaaggggaagaaaaaaaaagaatcactgtccaagagaacaaacacaggatgactgtcggaacttctgGTCTGCATGCTAGCAGGGAAATACTGTCTGTGAATATATACTGACTAAACTGTCTCAGTATATACTGACTAAACTGTCTCAATATATACTGGCTCAACTGTCTCAGTATATACTGACTAAACTGTCTCGCTATATACTGGCTCAACTTTCTCGCTATATACTGACTAAACTGTCTCAATATATACTGGCTCAACTGTCTCAGTATATACTGACTAAACTGTCTCGGTATATACTGGCTCAACTGTCTCGGTATATACTGGCTAAACTGTCTCGGTATATACTGGCTCAACTGTCTCGGTATATACTGACTAAACTGTCTCGGTATATACTGGCTCAACTGTCTCGGTATATACTGACTAAACTGTCTCGGTATATACTGGCTCAACTGTCTTGGTATATACTGGCTAAACTGTCTCGGTATATTCGGACTAAACTGTCTCGGTATATACTGACTAAACTGTCTCGGTATATACTGACTAAACTGTCTCGGTATATACTGACTAAACTGTCTCGGTATATTCTGACTAAACTGTCTCGGTATATACTGACTAAACTGTCTCGGTATATTCTGACTAAACAGTCTCGGTATATACTGACTGAACTGTCTCGGTATATACTGACTGTATATACTGACTAAAGACTCATGAAGTAGTGCTGCCATGATTGTATACATGATATCATCAGAAAACTTTGCACTCTACAGGTGACCTTAAACTGGTTGAGAAGCCGTCTCCTCTGACTCTGGCCCCTCATGATTTTGCCAACATCAAGGCTAATGTGAAGGTGGCTTCCACGGAGAATGGCATTATATTTGGCAACATCGGTAAGAGAATATGTCAGAAGACGTTTTGTTCTATTATCACTGCCATTGTTCTTTTAATTGAgttatttttttctcattttctccATGTGTACATGGATCCCTCATAGTGTATGACGTGTCTGGAGCTGCAAgcgacaggaactgtgttgtcctTAGTGACATTCATATAGACATTATGGACTACATCCAGCCGGCCTCCTGCACGGACGCAGAGTTCAGACAAATGTGGGCAGAGTTCGAATGGGAGAACAAGGTATTCCACATAACTTATAACCTGGGTGACTGAAATGAAGCTGCATAGACAGATATGCCTTGCTACAGATGAATGTTTAGATTCTGTCAGATTTTGAGTCCCGAGCCGGTTTGGCAGGCTCGCAGTTTGGGGTTCTCTCCACTCCCCCTCTCACCTGTCAAACCAGATGATGTGATCAGGGAGGGACTGGGTTCTGCAAAGCTTTGTTTGTCCTGATATCAAGGGAAGACATTAACTAACAAAGACATGCAAAACAATGGCCACATGTTTGTGGGAGACTTACAGTGTCAAAATATGAGTGGAGGCGGGtgtcagggtagcgtagcggtctattctgtttcctaccaacatggagatcgctggttcgaatccctgtgttacctccagcttggtcggatattcctacagacacaaatggctgtgtctgagggtgggaagatggatgtgggtacgtgtcctggtcactgcactagcacctcctctggtcggtctgggcgcctgttcgggcgggggggactggggggaatagcatgatcctccctcacACTACGTcctccttgtgaaactcctcactgtcaggtgaaaagaagcagctggtgactccacatgtatcggaggaggcatgtggtagtcttcagccctccccggatcagcagagggggtggagcagagaccgggacggctcggaagagtggggtaattggccggataaaattggggagaaaaagggagggaaaaaaatacgAGTTGAAGCTAAAGctgactgtctgtgttgcaggtgACAGTAAACACCAACATTACTGATCTGAATGAGTACCTTCACCACATCCTCAGCTCCACCAACATGAAGTGCCTGACTCCAGAGAAGGTCAGTATGTGAAGTAACCTACAGCACATGGCAGGACGAGTTCACGCTGATATCTACATATCTCTCTTTACATGCACATATGATGGCTTGAAGAGCTGAGAATTTGAAACATGTTTTGATCACACAGTTTTGCTGTTTTACTAAATGGCCTTATGTTATCATAGTATATAAATATGTACAAATAcatatttattatatttttataaacatacagtatttatatttattatattatagttatataaatataaatatacagtatttattatatttatatacatataaatatacaggatataaatatataaatagtgTACATCAGTATGCTATTTCTTGAGGTCATGTGTCCCGCCATAAATTATTTGAAAGATTGTCCCAATAAGAGTATTTTACTGCTATTATGTGAGCCTGTGTGTTTAGAAGTATTCTGATTATGTCCTCACTTCCTGTATTTCTGATCATGTCCTCACTTCCTGTGGTTCTGATCATGTCTCACTTCCTGTGGTTCCACAAACTAGGCACTTTCTGGCTTCTGCGGCTTCATGGCTGCCAATTTGTATGCCCGCTCCATCTTTGGAGAAGACGCCCTGGCCAATGTCAGCATTGAGAAGCCCATCCACCTGGGGCCCGAGGCACCTGTCAGCGGGCACATACGCATTAGAGCTAAAAGCCAGGTGGGTCTGAAGCCTGACATCAGTACCGGCCCCTCGCCCCCAATACCTGCTGTGTCTGTAAAGACAAGGGGAAGAAGATTTACTTGATTTGGGTGAAAGCTGTGTAATCAAaaggcttttattttgacatggGGCATCAACTGCATTTACTTTCCTCTTGAATGAATGTGAATATGTGTAGGGAATAAATAATGACTGACTGATGTGATGTTTTGATAATTATTTAAAACCTGTTTTAGTGAGTCAACTGCTATAAACTCTTCTCTTCTTTCTAACCAAGGGCATGGCCTTGAGCCTTGGGGACAAGATCAACCTCTCCCAAAAGAAAGCAGCGGTGTGAAGCTCCTCTGAACAGCACCCAGACTGATCCATCTGAACAGCATCCAGACTGATCCATCTGAACAGCACCCAGACTGACCCGTCTGAACAGCACCCAGATTGACCCGTCTGAACAGCACCCAGACTGACCCATCTGAACAGCACCCAGACTGACCCGTCTGGAATGTAAGAGTCTCGTGCTGTTTTCAGATGCCGCCTCTCTGCCACCATTCTTCACCGTTCACCGTTCTTCTCATATAAGAGCTCGCTGTGGCCACTTTCTtcaattctgtttttcttttttttttaatctcacacCACGTCTTCATGACTGCGCCTAGCATTCCCCTAAGTCATGCTCTTTCTCCTCGTCTGACCTTTACTTTTCAATAAACATGTATTTAAACAAAAGAAGGTATATGTCTTCGTGTCCTTGCTGTATTCATTTGATGATATCGTGTTGGCTTCGTTTTGGGCTGTGGCACACATTCCACTTTATTCTTGCATTGCTTCAGCTAAAATAGATTAATATTTTAAATAAAGAAACAGA includes the following:
- the copb1 gene encoding coatomer subunit beta, translating into MTAAENVCYTLINVPTDSEPPSEVSLKTDLEKGEIKAKTEALKKVIIMILNGEKLPGLLMTIIRFVLPLQDHTIKKLLLVFWEIVPKTTPDGKLLQEMILVCDAYRKDLQHPNEFIRGSTLRFLCKLKESELLEPLMPAIRACLEHRHSYVRRNAVLAIYTIYRNFEHLIPDAPELIHDFLVNEKDASCKRNAFMMLIHADQDRALDYLSTCIDQVHTFGDILQLVIVELIYKVCHANPSERARFIRCIYNLLQSSSPAVKYEAAGTLVTLSSAPTAIKAAAQCYIDLIIKESDNNVKLIVLDRLIELKEHPTHERVLQDLVMDILRVLSTPDLEVRKKTLQLALDLVSSRNVEELVIVLKKEVIKTNNVTEHEDTDKYRQLLVRTLHSCSVRFPDMAANVIPVLMEFLSDTNEAAAADVLEFVREAIQRFDSLRPLIIEKVLEVFHAIKTVKIYRGALWILGEYCSTKEDIQSVMTEVRRSLGEIPIVENEIKKEAGEVKPEEEVSVAPAQKLVTEMGTYVTQSALSTSRPSKKEEDRPPLRGFLMDGDFYVAASLATTLTKVALRYVAIVQDKKKQNSFVAEAMLIMVTVLHLGKSSLPKKPITDDDVDRISLCLKVLSECSPLMDDIFNKECRKSLSHMLTVRLEEEKLSQKKESEKRNVTVQADDPISFMQLTAKNEMTSKEDQFQLSLLAAMGNTQRKEAADPLVSKLNKVTQLTGFSDPVYAEAYVHVNQYDIVLDVLVVNQTNDTLQNCTLELATLGDLKLVEKPSPLTLAPHDFANIKANVKVASTENGIIFGNIVYDVSGAASDRNCVVLSDIHIDIMDYIQPASCTDAEFRQMWAEFEWENKVTVNTNITDLNEYLHHILSSTNMKCLTPEKALSGFCGFMAANLYARSIFGEDALANVSIEKPIHLGPEAPVSGHIRIRAKSQGMALSLGDKINLSQKKAAV